The stretch of DNA TTCAGGCTGTAACAGTGTTCAGGCTGTAATAGTGTTCAGGCTGTAATAGTGTTCAGGCTGGACTTGCCTCTTTCTTTTtgcgctcctcttccttcctcttcttctcctctctgatcTGGGCCAGGCGCTGTTTCTTCCGTTCAAGCTCTGCTTTCAGCTCACTTTTGTCCGACATGATGGCAAAACTATGGgacacattaaaaaaaacaatcgATATTTCACACCAAACCTGTTCAAATGGGGCACTGCTGACTTGTCATTCACTTGCATACCGTTTACAGTCCACTAGTTGACACAATGCTGGATCTAAAACAACGAGCTCTAGCAACATAGTACAATTCTTGACAATGAACAGGGTTCTGGTCTGAAAAGTGCTCTTCTGTCAAGGTACTTCAGACTGTATTAGGCCTCACCGGGATGCTAGAACAACATGGCCAGCAACTTATTCGCATCTGACCGAAGGATACAAAGAAACTGAGATAAAGCAGTTTTAGAGTTGGACAAAGTTGGCACTTGGTGCGTTTGTTTCCGTTTTCAACCTAGCTAGGCTTTTAGCTAGGCTTTTAGCGTTGACCAGGCTACTACTGTCAGGTGTTTAGCTAGGCATTCTTAGCCAAAAAGCTCCCACGTACAGTAACTGCAGCAGGCTAGCcagaaatgtttgttttgattgGCAAAGTGAGTCTAGTCGACAACGACAATTGATGCCGATGCTCATAGGCTACAATTGTTTATCAACTAGGCGTTCTCACCTCCGTCCGAACAAGGATGTGCTAGCGGCACCGCATCATCATCTTCGCTGGCTGTCTGAATGTTATGCTGACAGCTAACTACGCTTTCGAAGTAGCCCCACCCAAGTGCTGcatactagctagctagctgctagcGAGCTAACGTTAGCTCACAAAACCCATTTGGTACGAGTACACATTACGGTATGGGTATCTATCGTCCTGATACCTGGGGTTCCTGCTGTTGGCAACGTTGAAGTCATTTGGAATCTGTCATATGTACGCTACGTGTCTATGTTAAAGTGTCACAAAACCAAGTGAAGTCGCTAGTATAACAAATAATTTAAAAATACTAGTGCtggttagccagctagctaattaGCCAGTTGTGGGTTTACAAATTGGGTTGGCCTTCGACTCCTGCAGCAATATTGAACAACGATTAGCTCTAAATGTAACCTACACATTTGTTTATTGGCAACTTAATGCGCTTGCTATTTATTCAACAACAGTTATACTTATCCAATTTAGGGCCACTTTGTTCACAAACCTTAAATGTGTCCACACCACAGCAAGTTTTCCTGCAACCAAACACAACGCACGAATGCGGAATTACGGATGCCGAGTAAGGACAGTGTTGATTTCAGGAGACCTAAACTTTGATGTATTCTGTCTGCCAGTAGGGAGCACTCTTTAatccaggggtgtcgagctccggtcctcgagggccgctgtcctgcatgttttagatgtttccctgatccagctcacctgattcgaatgaatggtcgttataacaacccttttaattgaatcaggtgtgttggagcagggaaacatctaaaacatgcaggacagcggccctcgaggaccggagttcgacacccctgctttaaTCACAAAAAGCTACACGTTCAACAGTCTGAAATATTGTTTGTTGAAACATGATGCATGTTAATGATAAATTGCTTTCCATATTGTTAATCGTTGATATTCTTTTATCTTTGTTGTTATTTTTAGCTGAAGTTATTCTCAGTTGTTTTGAGGATGAACATTTTCAACATTTTTATGTTTAAATAGGCTGCTAGGGATTGTCAAGAGGAGAAGGACAAATTCCAGtatacttgtacctgttatacttgtacctgttatacttgGACCTGTTGtacttgtacctgttatacttgtacctgttatactactacctgttatacttgtacctgttatacttgaacctgttatacttgtacctgttttactactacctgttatacttgtacctgttatacttgtacctgttatactactacctgttatacttgtacctgttatacttgtacctgttatGCTACTACCTGTTAAacttgtacctgttatacttgtacctgttatacttgtacctgttatacttgaacctgttatacttgtacctgttatacttgtacctgttatactactacctgttatacttgtacctgttatacttgtacctgttatactactacctgttatacttgtacctgttatactactacctgttatacttgtacctgttatacttgtacctgaattgaatgaattgatgtttattggccatgaaagtttgcacagacacggaatttgattttgcaggagagcctacctaggcagccatcaaaggcgcccaccagaaagattacagcaaagcataacatgaggagagaggaggagagaaaaaggcaacccccatacaatgctcctagaggagtacagtatgggaacaggcaaaaacctcagcacataagcccacaaacattaacaacacaacattacaaacacttgcaatgggaaagggcggtggggtagaccagcagcatctggacctgcgaccgtaataggcgctggacacagacccgccagccacccagggaaaagcaatcgaaggcgttgggtgggggtgggggggtggtggtatctgtagtaggtgaaagttagtgtgtgagtaggtctgggttggcgccctcgacctaggccacaatcagtccgagtctctctatgcagatagtgttggcaaggagacgtccttggtcatgacccgggtagagaccaagccacagatgttgatggtgggggagtgggaagggaagagcaagatagtctcgcttcagcgctctccaggggagttgttttccagcaacggccttggccaaggcctgagctggttacggggccgaaagtagatgagattggtgtagatgtttagacgagtagatgcgactcaattttcacgtccacccttcaggaaggcctccagatcctcaaaccttctttgctgagccgcgaacttatccctgttgtactccctattctgctgtaagttcacagtcagtgctccaacggctctgcccaccgtctcaatcaggtcgggcagcctaagggggcttttgatggctgcagccgtttccttgactttccgatacacaagccaaccgcctaatccacacagcagaaagcctgtaatcatggttccaATCATGGTACCTGTTATACTActacctgttatacttgtacctgttatacttgtacctgttatacttgaacctgttatacttgtacctgttatacttgtacctgttatactactacctgttatacttgtacctgttatacttgtacctgttatactactacctgttatacttgtacctgttatacttgtacctgttatGCTACTACCTGTTAAacttgtacctgttatacttgtacctgttaCAAATGGCGATCAACTTGATGATTGTGTCCCAAGGGACTCTTCAAATGAATGTCCAAAAAAGCAGCCTATCAATTTGACTGACAGGAACCTGGATCTGCAACTTTAAATGTTGATTCAAACATGACTTGTAAAATATACTGTTTATTATTAAAGAATATAAAAACTCTTTACAAGAACCTAATAACAATAGTAGAAGAAAATATCTTATGAATAACTTTTGCTTGGCTTCATAAATGTCTAACTATTTAATCATGGTAATAcaatttgtaaaaaaacaaacaaaaaatacatgatAAGCTGTGTAAATTGACCTTTGTGTATATATTGCCTGGCATCAATATGATTTGATATTAAATGCATTGATGATATGGGCTATGAAATTATTATTTATCATGTTATATAGTCCCTTCTGAAATATACATAAATAATTAAATTACAAGCTCAAAGGCAAATATTCTGAAAAGGATGGAAACAATTCCAAGGAGCTCACTAAATAAGCAAAGGTTTGTAAAACAGGAGTTCCATTCAGTTTTGGTACTTTCTCAGTAGTACAGTAGACACTTTAGAGACAGCATAAGGCAAGACAGACAGAACCAGCAGGTGGGTTTCTTGAGGCACTCAGTTGGCCGGTCAGTTGGCCGGTCAGTTGGCCGGTCAGTTGGCCGGTCAGTTGCCCGGTCAGTTGGCCGGTCCTGGGTCGTCCGGTTTCCCATTTCTCCTCCTGGCATCTCCGCTGGCCTCCAGGTCCACCCTCTCAGTGTGCTGTGACAGGGCGGCAGCACCAGCTCCCGGGCCAGCTGCCAGTCCAGCGTTGGTATGCAGCCGCTGCAGGACCTGCTCACTGGGGCGCTTCCAAGCAGGCCGAGTGGCGATCCAAAGTATGGCTGCTCCAAAAACTCCTATGAGGACTCCtagcacattcacaaacactgcTTCTGGGGGCGAGTCCTTGTACTTGGGATCTTTCCTAAGATGAAACAGAGCCAGATGTTAGTCTTTACTAAAGATGACTTACATAAAGATTACTTTGTTCTTTGAAATCTTTATGTCCCAattttgtaaatgtatgtatttgaacaaaaacaacatacaGGCCAAAAATCAGTTTCTCTGTGATGCCCATGAGGGCTGCTGCTATGACGCTGGTGAAGATGAAGAGGCCACTGTAGATGTGCATGGGCATCAGAGCAGCTCTCCAGGATAGAGGTGTGATGGGTATCAGGTACACACAGAGTCCCAGAACAAGCTGCTCATTGTAGGATAAGAGAGATGTCAGGACAAGGCGTCAAGCCAAGAGCACTGGCAGAAAGTCATGACACGTTTCAGCTGAAAGGATGAATTGGTTCCCATTTATCCAAATTACATATTTTCTCACATTTgtattatatatacacacatagcaCAATACGTGTAAAGGTCTGTTTAACTGTTTTGTCAACCCTTCCATCATAAAAGTTAGGTTGAGTCCACATTTTACATTTCCATGCAGACATAAATCTTTGAATAAAGTATGAAGTGTTGAATAAGTAACGTATATATTTATTATCATATAGAAATATGTTGAAGGTAAGTTACCTGTATTGAGTATAGTATGACAGCTGCTAGCCCCACCCAGCTGTGTAGGCTATACATATTGGGGATGTTTTGGGCATTATGGAAGTCAAAGACTGCTACCATGGACACAGCAGCAAAGCCAAAGGCCAGTATATTGAGGCCAGCATGAATAAACTTCATCATTAACTTGCTGCATTTCCAGCTCCATGGCAGTCTGTATACAATGATAGCTGaaagaaatacaatttcaaatttGAGTATGTCTGTTGTTTGTAAACGTCAATCTAATATTAATCAAAACATCTGTTTGGCcaagagaaaataaaatattcTGATGAGGTTAGTTTATTACAGGTTTGAtatgttatttatttgtatgccaaGGTTACACCGTTACAAGCAAATTCAAGTAGATTTGTGACGCAAGCTAATTAGTCTCCAGCCTTGTGGAATACAATTTGGGGAATTCTGGAATCTGCATAAATCCTCTTGAGAACACTTAGTTAGCACAGTCTTGGAAGGAATTACTGAAACTACTCGCAGCATTTACCAATTCGTATCAGTTTTCAAGGTTTGTTGTTGCACAGGATCAACTTCACCGTTTTTGTTTCACAAATGTAACTGAGAAAGTATTTCGACTTCTTAAGAAATCTTGAACTCTCTCTAACTTTTGGTAGTAACTACCTAAGGGAAACTCACTCAATAGTCGTCTGGTACTTATTATTACACTCACCAATTCCTTGTATAAAAATAAAACCGATAACGACTAAAACCGGATGCCAGTTGAATTCGGCGAGTCCTCCATCCCATGCCAAACCTTCCTTAAAGTGAAATACCCATCTCAGGACAAAAATTATAGCCACAAACCCAACAGAGACAGCAACGCACAGAGCGAATAAGAACTGCCTGAAACTCTCCATCGCCATCTCTGACAGCGTCTGCGCCAGGAACCCACTGGCTTAACGGAGGAAGTGACTCAAAAGTGATGTCTCAAAGCAGAGGAATTTTAAGAGGTTAACCGAGGGAaatgagggggggtgggggcgaggGGATCGTTGTCGTCGTCTTTCTCTTCCACATAACCGATGTTTTGTAACTTCACTTGTTACGAAATTGCCGCATTGGCTTaaaaagtaggcctatgtcAACAGATAGGGGCGTGGAAAGTTACGCGTCGTATATAAAGTTAACTGCACGTGGCAACATATCAGGCACGTAAAATAAACAATTCTAGCAAAATATTATAGTATCAAAAGCATCAATAACTCAATATTTAGAAAAGGTAGTTCATGGCAAGTTTTAAAAGTGAAACACCCAGAACTGTGTTTTTATAATCCTTCATTCTAGTCTAGAGTCCAGACTAGTCTCATTTCAATCTAGCTCCTCCATCCCGTGTTTAATTTTGTAAACACTGCAGCAGAAGTTGGTCTTTGTTTGTCCAATATGAACAATTGTGTCTTTATCGAAGAACAGTTCATGCCTGTAGgtctgaaacaaaacaaaaaatcccATTATTGCAAATCCTAATCCCAGGCCAGCAACATGATATCAAAAGCAAAGTCAAAGCCGAGGACAAATAGACTATTTGTACAGTCTGAGCATTCAGGGGCTATCtaactataattccaggaatctgtgtgtgttcttaagTGCGTCTGTGGTTCTTTCTGGAGAACCGGGCAGTGTATGCGACAAGTATATGCCTCAGGCCTTAAGAACATGCAGTGCCGACGTTCCGTAACAAATAAAAATGAATATGTAGACGcaacaatacatttaaatatgtaaacaaaTTAGCCGTGGGCACTGCACTACGGAAAACGCACCAACTCCAATTAAGTTAACATCAAATAAACCAACCAACCTCTTTATCACCAGCTACATCACGCCAggggcatcacgggcactgcactcGTGATATCTAAACGCATGCACTGAAGCGCTCACCTCGTCCCAGGACTCCATGAGAGGGATCCTCTTCAGTAACATCCCActctggttgtcatggagacggACTTGCGCTCTTCCTTCATCAGCACTGCTGGTCACCTCCACCACTGCCAGGAGGTCCAGTTCATCCTCAAACTCAACTATCCGGAAGGTCTATAGATTTACAGCAAAAGGCAAGTCAACAGTAAGATTTAACTCTGAAAAGGTTAAGCAGGACCAGCCAACTGCAGATGGGGTCCCCGTGTTGTAAATGTAAAGGAATTTGTGATTATTAACCAATTATGAAAACAGGGATGAACAATTCAATTGAATGTCATACTGCAAATACAGCCAGAGAACGCTGAAATACTGTCTACTTGAGCCAGTGTAACATGTCAGACAGTTTGTATTTATCATTTCCATTACAGTTTTCTGTCCTTAATATTGGATGAAAAGGCAATGCCAGACACTGTACCTCCTGTTCTGGGTCATCATCCAGCTGATGGAATCTCCTCTTTACCGTACGGCCCGAGGAGGTCACAGTGACCTGGGCAGCAGCCTGGAATGAACACAACCAAAAAGGTTTGAGTAAATCCATTTCCGGAGGATTGGAAAACTTTTTATCCAGTGCAAAACTCAACTAAAGATCTTTGACAATTAATATTTACATGGTGgatatattatatttacataaGGCTGCATCTTTTAACATATGCAATTGACACAGACAATATGCTAATCTCTAAAAACGAATCTTCTGAGATTCAACTCACTCTGTTATCTCTGTGCACTGTGATGGAAAAGTCCTGAACTACTCGAGATGACATGTTAGTCTCTAGCCCACCTTGGATCTTCAGCATACTGGGTTAAAAATGAAAATGACGCAATTTACAGTTGATGATTCCCCAACCATAACCAGATAGCAGGTAAACActgagaggacaggaagtgatgttatCTTACTTAATGGTGCTAGGCCCAACATGGATGATCCTGCCTGAGTCATCAGGGTGGAAGTAGATCCAGTCGGACTCCAGAGAGCAACTTTTCATGTCTTAAATTCCATGAAAATGTACCTTGTTTTTAGaatacaataaaacacaaaccATCACACAGGTGACAATGTTCCTAAAGCCCCCGTCACACCttaacgttctggtcaacgttctatgacgttagaggaaacaatggtaatcgtccatggtcgctggtatagcgccagaagagcgttgtgtggacACTGGTGACGCTATCGTCGTTAATCGTCAATCCCGGCAGAGACCGCATGCAATAGTCACACGTTAGTCACTCGCCCTAGAATGCTcgaaattgaacgattagaacgttcagagaacgttgaccagaactTTATGGTTTGACAGGGCCTTTAGAAAGTCATGTCATGTCAGTatgcagtttgtgtgtgaataaCATTCCTGAATATAAGAGTACTCTCCAGCCATGATCATAAGCAACCATTTCTCACGTGTATCACTTTAAGCACATAGGAACACTCTTTAGCCATGATAAAATGTCGACAGAATCTAGATACTAGCTTGCTGTAAATCCTGGTTTAAGTCTGTTCCTCCATCATACAACAGCTCTCCTGGCAGCTAAGGACAATAACTGTCTGCACCATCTGTGTCTTTCCTGAAGTGGCTCACTGAAAAGGGTTTGACCCACTTGCAAGCGAATATCCAATCAGCTGAGGGGAGCAGCACAGATCACCATCATGCtagagagcaacacagacagtACCAGAGCTTTGTCCTCCAGTGAGCAGATGTGGTGGGCGCCTTGGCGTGACGTGTAGACGTAGTGCCATGGATGGCCTTCGATCTGAATACCGTTGTCAAAGCACGGCACCTCAAACAGCACAGCGTAAAGAACAGGGCATTCGGTTCCTTGATTACAATTCTAACAGAGtacagatggagggatgaagttTCTAATGGGCGGAACATCAGACACAAAGATGAACATAACCTACCCTTGATGTCAATATTGACTGGAATACCACAAGGTGCATCTCCCACAACGTCAGTGCTCTTTAAGTGGCATGGGTCTCCAAGCTCCCATCTCTTCATCATGAACTGGCAGAGAAAAATACATAGTAAACGGTGTTGGCTGTCATACAGTACGAACAGCCAAAATTGTCCCatatttaaaaaacaagttaTTGTTTCTCAAAATACCTTTTTCAGGATGTGTTCAAAACTATAGAGTTTTACGACCTTTGTGCTGTGAGACACAGCTAGTACTCCTTGAGAAAGACTGACATCTATGACAGTGTTCCCAAATACCTGTAATGACAAAGCCACACGTATGAAAATCACAACACAACTCCATGGTTTCGGTTAAAATCGAGAGAGTGAAATCTATGAAGGGGAAGAAATCCTACGTTCTTGTTTATCTCCAGAGAACCAACAAGTTGCAGTGGTGAGACATGGAAGACAGCCATGTGTACCAGGGTGTTCTGGTTGAGTCCTGCCTGTTAGTAGGCGAAGAGGAAAAGGTTCTTATAGTATGTCAGAAATACTAATCTATCAAGccttgcacagtcagtcggtgaacaagtttaagaaagctttattgcttgcggccggcccacaaggagacaaacatcacaccccattgtgctacaagtttgtccgctagcatgttgcgctagctacCTATTTAACCAgaaccgctctttacagtcattggttaagacaaaggcatgcaaatgttccattgctcttcttcattggctccttgcatagacctggcacgcgcgtgtgtgcgtgcgtgtttgagtgtgtgcgtgtgtgtgccttttgacccctgtaagcttgaccacatgattcacccaacacagataaggccagacatcttttatggcctctccagtaagagagagtggtcagcccaggtcaccttgtttacatatgcctcatgttacccaaagtccagatttgggggtagacttctctctacacacaaggaatgctgaacacagaatcattcttatacaggataaatgtgttacatcttcaatttctccaacaagTATCACACTGAGCAATAAGTGATACATACATCTGACTGATGGAGTACTAACCTGCTGGGTGAAGGGTGCCTTTTTAAGAGTGGACTTGACATAAAACGTCTCCTGATCTATTCATTCAACAACAGTTATACTTATCTAATTTAGGGCCATTTTGTTCACAAATCTTAAATGTGTCCACAGCAAGTGTTCCAGTAACCAAACACAACGCTCAAGGTGCCTTTTTAAGAGTGGACATAAAACGTCTCCTGAATTACAGATGCCGAGTAAAGACAGTGTTGATTTCAGGAGACCTAAACGTTGATGTATTCTGTCTGCCAGTAGGGAGCACTCTTTAATCACAACAAGCTACACGTTCAATTAAAAGGATAACAAAATGCTTTACTAAGTTGTCAACAGTCTGAAATATTGTTTGTTGAAACATGATGCATGTTGATGATAAATTGCAAACAGCTGTAAATAATTTTTAAGATGTGTAAATAGGCTGTGAGGGATTGTCAAGAGGAGAAGGACAAGGTCCAGTATACTACTACCTGTTATACTACTACCTGTTATACTActacctgttatacttgtacctgttatacttgtacctgttatacttgtacctgttatactACTACTTGTTATACTACTACCTGTTATACTACTACCTGTTATACTActacctgttatacttgtacctgttatacttgtacctgttatactactacctgttatactactacctgttatacttgtacctgttatacttgtacctgttatactactacctgttatacttgtacctgttatacttgtacctgttatactactacctgttatacttgtacctgttatactactacctgttatactactacctgttatacttgtacctgttatacttgtacctgttatacttgtacctgttatactactacctgttatacttgtacctgttatactactacctgttatactactacctgttatacttgtaccttttatacttgtacctgttatactactacctgttatacttgtacctgttatactactacctgttatactactacctgttatactactacctgttatacttgtacctgttatacttATACCTGTTATACTACGacctgttatacttgtacctgttatacttgtacctgttatactactacctgttatacttgtacctgttatactactacctgttatacttgtacctgttatacttgtacctgttatacttgtacctgttaCAAATGGCGATTAACTTGATGATTGTGTCCCAAGGGACTCTTCAAATGAATCTCCAAAAAAGCAGCCTATCAATATGACTGACAGGAACCTGGATCTGCAACTTTAAATGTTGATTCAAACATGACTTGCATGTAAACAGTTTTCAGTAAAATATACTGtttattaaataataataaaaaactcTTTACAAGAACCTTATAACAATAATAGAAGAAAATATCATATTGTTAACTTTTGCTTGGCTTTGTACATTTCTAACCATTTAATCATGgtaatacaatttgaaaaaatactAACAAAAGATAACAAAAAACACATGATAAGCTATGTAAATTGACCTTTTGTGTGTATATTGCCAGGTATCAATGTGATTTGATATTAAATGCATTGATGATATGGGCTGTGAAATTATTATTTATCATACTGCAGTCCCTTCTGAAATATACATCAATAATTCAATTAAAAGCTCAAAGGCAAATATTCTGGAAAGGATGGAAACAATTCCAAGGAGCTCACTAAATAGGCAAAGGTTTGTAAAACAGGAgttccttttagttttggtacTTTCTCAGTAGTACAGTAGACACTTTAGAGACAGCATGAAGCAAGACAGACAGAACCAGCAGGTGGGTTTCTTGAGGCACTCAGTTGGCCGGTCAGTTAGCCGGTCAGTTTGCCGGTCAGTTGGCCAGTCAGTTGGCCGGTCAGTTGGCCGGTCAGTTGGCCGGTCCTGGGTGTTCTAGTTTTCCATTTCTCTTCCTGGCATCTTCGCTGGCCTCCAGGTCAACCCTCTAAGTGTGCTGTGAGCACTCCtagcacattcacaaacactgcTTTTGGGGCCGAGTCCTTATACTTGGGATCTTTCCAGTCAAAGACTGCTTCCATGGATGCAGCAGCAAAGCCAAAGGCCAGTATATTGAGGCCAGCATGAATAAACTTCATCATTAACTTGCTGCATTTCCAGCTCCATGGCAGTCTGTATACAATGATAGCTGAAAGAAATACCATTTCAAATTTGAGTATGTCTGTTGTTTGTAAACGTCAATCTAATATTAATCAAAACATCTATGTTTGGCcaagagaaaataaaatattcTGATGAAGTTAGTCTATTACAGGTTTGATA from Hypomesus transpacificus isolate Combined female chromosome 23, fHypTra1, whole genome shotgun sequence encodes:
- the LOC124485375 gene encoding plasma membrane ascorbate-dependent reductase CYBRD1; its protein translation is MAMESFRQFLFALCVAVSVGFVAIIFVLRWVFHFKEGLAWDGGLAEFNWHPVLVVIGFIFIQGIAIIVYRLPWSWKCSKLMMKFIHAGLNILAFGFAAVSMVAVFDFHNAQNIPNMYSLHSWVGLAAVILYSIQLVLGLCVYLIPITPLSWRAALMPMHIYSGLFIFTSVIAAALMGITEKLIFGLKDPKYKDSPPEAVFVNVLGVLIGVFGAAILWIATRPAWKRPSEQVLQRLHTNAGLAAGPGAGAAALSQHTERVDLEASGDARRRNGKPDDPGPAN
- the LOC124484896 gene encoding LOW QUALITY PROTEIN: DDB1- and CUL4-associated factor 17-like (The sequence of the model RefSeq protein was modified relative to this genomic sequence to represent the inferred CDS: substituted 1 base at 1 genomic stop codon); its protein translation is MTAGLNQNTLVHMAVFHVSPLQLVGSLEINKNVFGNTVIDVSLSQGVLAVSHSTKVVKLYSFEHILKKFMMKRWELGDPCHLKSTDVVGDAPCGIPVNIDIKGTECPVLYAVLFEVPCFDNGIQIEGHPWHYVYTSRQGAHHICSLEDKALVHFHGIXDMKSCSLESDWIYFHPDDSGRIIHVGPSTINMLKIQGGLETNMSSRVVQDFSITVHRDNRAAAQVTVTSSGRTVKRRFHQLDDDPEQETFRIVEFEDELDLLAVVEVTSSADEGRAQVRLHDNQSGMLLKRIPLMESWDETYRHELFFDKDTIVHIGQTKTNFCCSVYKIKHGMEELD